The Ichthyobacterium seriolicida sequence CCTTATACTTAAAGTCTTCTTTATTTACTTTTTCATTTGAATCTAATTCTAACTTATAAAAATATTTTACCGTAGAAGTGCCGTGATGAGTACTTATAAAGTCTATTACCTTATTTGGAAGCTTGTTTTCCTTTGCTATACTTATTCCCTTTGTCACATGATCTATGATAATAGAGGCGCTCTCCTTTGGGCTCAATTTATCGTGTAAATTACTGCCCGTTCTTTGATTCTCGATGAAATACAAAGGATTAAACATTTTACCTATGTCGTGGTATAGAGCCCCTACCCTAACGAGAGAATAATCAGCACCTATTTCCATAGCTGCAGCCTCTGCTATATTAGCCACCTGCAGTGAATGTTGAAAAGTGCCTGGCGCTTTATTAGCTAATTTTTTTAAAACACGAGAATTTGTATCGGATAATTCCAAAATAGAGATATAAGAGGTAATCCCAAATATTTTTTCACACATGTATATAAGAGGATGTGCAAATAGAGTCAATAATCCGCTAAATAAAAACATCATTATATTTAACATATTAGACATATTTATATCTGTTAAACTACCAGATTGTATAACAGTAAATGCTATATATGTTACGATATATGTAATGGTTATCCTAGACACACATATAAATAAATTAGCTCTTTTGACTATGTTGCCCACATATAAAACTGTTATAACACCTGCCACAATCTGAATAAACATAAATTCAAAACCGTTTGAAACCACAATACCGATCATCAAAATGGTTATAATGTGTACAAATAATGCTAATTTGTTATCAAAAAAAGTTCTAAGTACTAAGGGGAGAGAACAAAAGGGAATAACATATAAATAACTAGAATCTATATTGATTATTGTACATGTTATAAATAATATGAATAGTATAATTGTTATCAACAGGGATAAGTGCTTATTACTTTTCAGAACATTAGGGTTGAAGTTTTTTAGAAAAATATAAAGTGAAACGAAAAGTACAGATACTAAAACGATAAATCCTATTGTAATAGATACAATATCGACATTTCCCTCTAATCTATTTTCATATCCTTTTTTTAAAGAGTCTAATAATTCCATCTTTTCTGATGTGACAATATCCCCTTTGG is a genomic window containing:
- a CDS encoding HD family phosphohydrolase, yielding MFFPNLELKNTRKVYRISMFVFAIFFTVYIFPKKNNFQYEYQKGKPWMNKTLYSKFDFPIIKSEKEIEAEENIIKNNSKLYFIKNDEIVPNILENISKRLSLLDVIPYRDIIEKNNLSHRVLRHLKEIYNKGLVKSGVNIKSADQVVSIVEDNVYRDIIFEEMYQKDDAIDHIIQKLEIENSALYLPVKKILIELIVENVSFSKDKTDKFLERELQNIIYTKGLVYENTKIIAKGDIVTSEKMELLDSLKKGYENRLEGNVDIVSITIGFIVLVSVLFVSLYIFLKNFNPNVLKSNKHLSLLITIILFILFITCTIINIDSSYLYVIPFCSLPLVLRTFFDNKLALFVHIITILMIGIVVSNGFEFMFIQIVAGVITVLYVGNIVKRANLFICVSRITITYIVTYIAFTVIQSGSLTDINMSNMLNIMMFLFSGLLTLFAHPLIYMCEKIFGITSYISILELSDTNSRVLKKLANKAPGTFQHSLQVANIAEAAAMEIGADYSLVRVGALYHDIGKMFNPLYFIENQRTGSNLHDKLSPKESASIIIDHVTKGISIAKENKLPNKVIDFISTHHGTSTVKYFYKLELDSNEKVNKEDFKYKGPKPFSKETSILMIVDSIEAASRSINNPTIDDIDALVEKIVEDQIEEKQFKDSEITFKDITKIKEVVKSKLTDIYHLRVEYPS